GCTTTTTGGTTAGTCAATTAAATTTTGgagaaaatttttatatttgttagaTATGGCTAACCCATAGTGCATTCTGTTTACAATAttacgaggtggtatcaaaaagttcaGAAATTAGCTCTGTTTAAGAGCTCTGTCTTTTTTTGCCGTATGTCCTCCCTCACATGCCTTAACACCAAACAGTAGAATTCACTATTGACGGTCTGGTCCCTCGGGACAAATTCTCAATGCACAATGCCGCAAGTTTTTGGTCGcggagatgatgggctctttCCACTATGAAGGCATTTGCTTCATCTCAGGGTTGTACCCAGTAACAATCCTCGATATAAAGGATGTGTCCCCAAAGGCACACTGACGGAGTTCCTGACAGACTTCGAagtgatgttccttctgctccagAGTCAGCATCCAGGGGACGAACCACAgcgcatgttcaaatcacacgcGAGGAATGCCTGGACTGTTATGTTTGACACACTGATAATAGCAGCagtgttgtggattgttctctgatgaccATCATGCACAATGGTTTTTGATATTTTCGTGGGTTGAGCTCATTAAAGGTTTTAACTGATCTCTCGtcgtcttccagtgatgtttttCTGCTCTTGAAGCATGCGTGCCACTCATAAGTTTTTGAACTGCTTGAACTGCTCTCGCACCGTTGTGGGCgccgtaacacactcggaggacagtgctatgCGTTCCTTCCACTTGTGTAAGCTTACAGGCACCTGTCACTGCCTGTAGAGCCTGATTAATGTaagagcacaaagtacctctcatccttaccctctgagagagctcggccaatcagttcTCTCCAGGCCTCTGGCTGAAAGTGGTTACAACATGACCTGGGAATTGACTAGGGATAATAGGACGAGTACTTTACCACTGCCCCACTCGAAGGCCAGTCTTTAAagtttttgataccaccttgtaaacctatgttaatttaaacagacaaaaatgcaTATCATTTTTGCTGTTTTCATGATTCAGAAATCAAGCAGTTTTCCTTACTTTTCTTTGGTAACATTTTCttgaaaaaattctaaaaatcgAATTTAATTGTGAAGCCAGTAAAACGATGACCAGAGTGTCCTGTTATACCCCAAAAGTCTTCAGTACATTCAGTGCAGTCTTAGGGCAGATCCAAAAGACAGACTTCCCTGTGATTCTTTGTTATAGTCACTAAAAATAATACCCGCTCTAGCGTATCTGCTCCTTATACAGGTCCAATGTAGACATTTTGATCAAAGGTTTAAATTGTGAGCCATCAAAGTTCACAATATCATCAATAGAAAAGTTGTGTGCCTGTGTCAAATCTGGTGGAAAGACAACTGCACTTCTCACCATGCTGCTAACAGACAAGTCCTGCGACGTAAAACGTTGCCCAAACTTAATCCTGTGCATCTACCAGTAACCACACCAGATGTTTTTGTTGCACTGTTAACTCCCTCGGATTGTGTTCATCGGTTTCATTTTTTGTCAGAGCACCACGCTGGCAGCGGTGCAGTTGTTGGTGGGTATGCCGATGCCAATGCGTCTGTGGCATTTGAACATCTTTCGCAGTTCTGCTCGGAAACGATCGTGCAGCCACGCATACAGAAAGGGGTTGCAGCAAGATGAACTCATGGCGCACAGGTGGCACAGCAGCTGGATGAGCAAAAAGTAGCGCTTGTCAATCAAGTCGATATCGATGTCCCGGAGGACGTTAAAGACGCTGATGGGCAGCCAGCAGACTGCAAACGCCGCCACCACCAGCGTCACTAGACGGAAGGTTTTGCGTTTCCGTGCCCGCTGCGCTTCTGCCTGGCTCTGCGTGTGATGTCCAGGCACAACACAGTTGCGGAGCTTGACAGAGATGCGCAGGTATGAGATGCAAAGTGCTGAGAGCGGGAGGACGTATGTGATGAAGAGCGTGCTGTAAGCGTAGGCCAGCCGCTCACGCTCCTGGCCCATCCAGAACTCCTCACAAATGGTGAAGCCTTCATCTCTGAACTCTACGTGGTAAGTGTGCGCCACAGCTGGAGCCACCAGGCCACAGGAGAGGATCCAGATGCCAGAGAGTAGGTAAGCACAGGCCAGGACTGAGATGCGTTTCTTCAGAGGGTGCACGGTCGCATAGTATCTACCAGGCAAtagaaaagttttaaaagttaaGCAGTTTAATGAGCCTAACATTTCATTAATATTCTAGACATTTGTGTTCGCTTCCTCTTTCATTCCCAGAACAGTACAGTGTAATTTTGTTCCTTAGCGGCAACGATTAACAGTGGTCCTTAATGTTAAATAAGTTAAACTATTGCTGTAAGCTCTTTAAACCTGCGGATcaagacatactgtaatattCTGCGCTCCCGCAACTTAGGTACCTTTTCAATTACTTTTATAGTAATTACTGAGTAATTCTTATACTCTGGTTActagatgaatgaattaaacaCCTCTCCTCTTATCCTGACATTCAAAGTCTCCTAACACACAATATGCCTGTAGATCagtccctgctatctgttatcaccaaGTTGAGGATGGTGTTCCCTGTTGAAAATTCTtcctctttgtctttcggctgttccctttcaggggtcgccacagcgaatcatctgcctccatctaaccctatcctctgcatcctcttctctcacaccaactaacttcatgtcctctctcactgcatccataaatctcctctttggtctttcttctagaccttctgcctggcagttccaaccctTTACCGATAcatttacaatctctcctctgaacatgtccaaaccacctcaatctggcctctctgactttatctccaaaacatctaacgtgggttgtccctctgataaactcattcttgatcctttTCATCCtcgtcactcccaaggagaacctcaacatcttcagctctgctacatccaactctgcctcctgtcttttcttcagtgccactgtctctaagctgtagagcatcgctggtctcaccactgtcctgtacacctttcctttcattctcgctgatactcttttatcgcacaacacacctgacacttttctccacccattccaacctgcctgtacccgcctcttcacctcctttccacactctccgttgctctggactgttgaccctaagtactttaAATCCTTCTTTACCTGCGGCTACTGTAACCTTCATGCCTCTGCTTTTCCTGTTGAAAAttgaactgatttattttttcacgGCCAAAACATTCTATTGGTGCTACAACCTCCAGCACCTGGTGCTGCTGGTCTGACCTCCAGTAGGTGAAAAAGTATATTTTCAGAATACAGATATTCggatcatactgtataacaacatttattataataattaatgttttttatctCCTGACCCATGCTTAattgttttgtaaatatgcatacacatttatatttttatcagataaaaagaaactcaTTTGTCAAATCCAATTTTATGCCCTTTCAAGTAGTATCTGTAACtttgtttttaattcaaatctttaATTCAaaaatcttaattgtcatttagatgaaacCTGGCTATTTTAGATTTCACAAGGAGAGAAACAGACCTAAAGAAGTGTGTTGATAAGTTgtatattgcaacatgaatttgacattatttttgtttgaaaCAAGACAGTgtgatgataaaaaataaatttttggaGCACgtatgaaaaaaatttaactttcatgttgcataaacttcagaagtagcttctttgcacagacattttctttattatatgtataacataaaaaagttaaataagcATCATTACTGTGGTTTGGCCATCTATAAAAGCTGTTGTCTATTATTAAGTAATTCATCAATTTTAggcaatttatttttaagtttgtaaGTTTACTAAATCATTTAGGAAGTGTGAATTGATTTCTGAATCAAAAACTCAACCTAAAAAAAGATCAATTAAACTGCATGATCAATTAAGTCCCACAGCTTCAGTAGTTACCAAACAACATGCTAGTAGTCtaaatcagtggttctcaactgGTTTGGCCATGGGACCCACATTTTTACATGGTCATCAAGCCGCGACCCAAATTTTTAGaaactataatataattttaggaattataattcatttgtatttatttgttaacaTACACAAGTAGTGACAGATAAATCATAAGAAAATCACCAAGActtacaaataaacaatattttattcctttattatttatttatgcaaggTTTGTCCTTGCAACCGGGATGTTTGGTTTCTAAATGTCGTTTTAATTTAGGAGGTTTCATGCTCTCTTGTGAGAGCACCTTACTACATATGACACACTGAGGTCTTAAGCTTTTTTTGTCGTCAATATATGTAAATCCATACTTTACATATTCGGGGTCGTACTTGCGCTACAACATATTTGTTGctataattaaatgaaatttcttgtgtcAAACAGTACGGTTATCGCGCGcgcatttcaaaataaaagtccggTATAAGCAAAGTAAGCAAAgtaagttaaaaattaaacttttgttgtttttttgaccaCACACTCCACTTTTGGGTCGCGACCCACCAGTTGAGAAACACTGGTCTAAATGAAACCACTGACCAGCCTATTACTAAGGatgctactgt
This region of Clarias gariepinus isolate MV-2021 ecotype Netherlands chromosome 9, CGAR_prim_01v2, whole genome shotgun sequence genomic DNA includes:
- the prlhr2a gene encoding prolactin releasing hormone receptor 2a, translated to MDASGSGWPTDPMTSFFLGNHTNENSSTGRIYEVAVQSANGSAKRSPQFVGVELLQSYKLLIIPCYALVVLVGVFGNYLLLYVICQTRKMHNVTNFFIGNLAFSDMLMCATCVPFTLAYAFNPRGWVFGKFMCYLVFLIQPVTVYVSVFTLTAIGVDRYYATVHPLKKRISVLACAYLLSGIWILSCGLVAPAVAHTYHVEFRDEGFTICEEFWMGQERERLAYAYSTLFITYVLPLSALCISYLRISVKLRNCVVPGHHTQSQAEAQRARKRKTFRLVTLVVAAFAVCWLPISVFNVLRDIDIDLIDKRYFLLIQLLCHLCAMSSSCCNPFLYAWLHDRFRAELRKMFKCHRRIGIGIPTNNCTAASVVL